From a region of the Podospora pseudopauciseta strain CBS 411.78 chromosome 7 map unlocalized CBS411.78m_7, whole genome shotgun sequence genome:
- a CDS encoding uncharacterized protein (BUSCO:EOG09262ZZ8; COG:G; COG:M; EggNog:ENOG503NVV8) → MSTATKRLIVFGGNGFLGSRICRSAVARNWEVISISRSGQPHWPSSSPPPSWSSSVTWQKGDIFNPQSYLPFLPSATHIVHTLGILLEADYKSLLSGRPSPANPLDRKPGDPSPLNTRRQVTYETMNRDSAILLAKEAEKAGVEGFGYISAAAGAPVLPSRYITTKREAEDIIQREFPKLRSVFYRAPFMWDSSRAVSLPIAAGGLVASTVDGLTGGLLRGVLGAAAIKPLKVDLVADAVVEGLGDQSVRGVVEPKEIEELGTKGWRRTML, encoded by the exons ATGTCAACCGCAACCAAACGCCTCATCGTCTTCGGCGGCAACGGCTTCCTCGGCTCCCGCATCTGCCGCTCCGCCGTCGCCCGCAACTGGGAAGTCATCTCCATCAG CCGCTCCGGCCAACCCCActggccctcctcctccccacctccctcctggTCCAGCTCAGTAACCTGGCAGAAAGGCGACATCTTCAACCCCCAATcctacctccccttcctcccctcagCCACCCACATAGTCCACAccctcggcatcctcctcgaagcAGACTACaaatccctcctctccggccgcccctcccccgccaaccCCCTAGACCGCAAACCCGGCGACCCAAGTCCCCTTAACACACGCAGACAGGTAACCTACGAAACCATGAACCGCGACagcgccatcctcctcgcaaAAGAGGCCGAAAAGGCAGGGGTGGAAGGCTTCGGGTACATCTCCGCCGCTGCTGGAGCGCCAGTCCTACCCTCGAGAtatatcaccaccaagcgGGAAGCAGAGGACATTATCCAACGCGAGTTTCCCAAGCTGAGATCGGTCTTCTACCGCGCGCCGTTCATGTGGGATAGTTCTAGGGCTGTGAGCCTGCCTATTGCTGCCGGGGGCCTGGTCGCGAGCACGGTGGATGGGCTCACGGGGGGGTTGCTCAGGGGGGTGCTGGGGGCGGCCGCAATCAAACCTCTCAAGGTGGACTTGGTGGCTgatgcggtggtggaggggctggGTGACCAGAgtgtgaggggggttgttgaaccAAAAGAGATTGAGGAGTTGGGGACCAAGGGGTGGAGAAGAACGATGCTGTAG
- the MDM34 gene encoding ERMES complex subunit (EggNog:ENOG503NY58; COG:U; BUSCO:EOG09261S0S) codes for MAFNFNWSPLTADAGFYERARDLLTTALNKSPKPPIIVDDIFVTEFNLGSVPPDLEILEIGDLAEDRFRGIFKMCYSGDAFLTLKTRVQANPLNTYLSGKPGFASPEPLSASSSLTIPLQITLSEIKLSAFIIVVFSKQKGLTLVFRNDPLESLKVSSTFDSIPFVRDYLQRTIEQKLRDLMMDELPAIIHRLSLQIWCPDQIIKEDEEQSKETVDHTVNPLSTPPLDAVDAEGHLLDPAAISELSLEAGTETQSLFSQKALFKLSSLTSTQETSSLFTPSIKEAMFRAWAGPSDRVDTASTPGPATPSLHRTTSYTNGTAHTYTFSDTASQDQGHLPSRPSMVSLNSATAGLSLGSGRHSKAGRKKKTRVVNLRAKTSSEGGSEAGESSETASTSTTPASEPIMSHPILEVPEEDTATNTNKVRFGGAHPRRPSFRNDREPAKVSEAAVPSIEISAPNTTQNQPSHQASPVDMKVPTDWSRPRAPSEISPSVILEQAWVMKMAGEIARRVYDEKNRNPQFWEERDDTPPPAYQPRP; via the exons ATGGCCTTCAACTTCAACTGGTCGCCGCTCACGGCCGATGCCGGCTTTTACGAGCGCGCGCGCGACCTGCTCACAACCGCCCTGAACAAGTCTCCGAAGCCTCCCATCATCGTCGATGATATCTTCGTGACCGAATTCAACCTTGGCTCCGTGCCACCAGACCTGGAGATTTTGGAGATTGGTGACCTGGCCGAAGACCGTTTCAGGGGAATTTTCAAAATGTGCTATTCCGGCGACGCCTTTCTGACGCTAAAAACGAGGGTGCAA GCAAACCCCCTCAATACCTACCTGTCGGGCAAGCCAGGTTTCGCATCGCCGGAGCCCCTGTCGGCGTCGTCCAGCCTCACCATCCCGCTTCAGATCACCCTGTCTGAGATCAAGCTCTCAGCCTTCATCATTGTGGTTTTCTCAAAGCAGAAGGGGCTGACGCTGGTCTTTCGAAATGACCCCCTCGAGTCTCTCAAGGTCTCGTCGACCTTTGACTCGATCCCGTTTGTCCGTGACTACCTTCAACGGACTATCGAGCAGAAGCTGCGGGAtctgatgatggatgagTTGCCAGCCATCATCCACAGGCTCTCACTTCAGATCTGGTGCCCGGACCAAATCATtaaggaggacgaggagcagTCCAAGGAGACCGTAGATCACACTGTTAACCCGCTGTCGACACCTCCCCTGGATGCTGTTGACGCAGAGGGTCACCTTCTGGATCCTGCCGCCATCTCGGAATTGTCTCTGGAGGCGGGAACAGAAACACAGTCTCTGTTCTCACAAAAGGCCTTGTTCAAGCTCTCTTCGTTGACGTCCACGCAAGAAACGTCATCATTGTTCACCCCTTCAATCAAGGAAGCCATGTTCAGAGCCTGGGCGGGGCCATCAGATCGGGTTGACACAGCCAGCACACCCGGACCGGCAACCCCGAGCCTCCACCGGACCACTTCTTACACCAACGGGACCGCCCATACCTACACCTTTTCGGACACGGCGAGCCAGGATCAGGGCCATTTGCCCTCGAGACCGTCCATGGTTAGTCTCAATTCTGCCACGGCTGGCTTGTCTCTGGGCTCCGGACGGCATTCCAAGGCTGGCCGCAAAAAGAAGACCCGTGTGGTCAACTTGCGTGCCAAGACCTCGAGCGAAGGTGGCAGCGAGGCGGGCGAGTCCTCGGAGACAGCTTCCACCTCGACAACGCCCGCTTCGGAGCCCATCATGTCTCACCCCATTCTCGAGGTTCCCGAGGAGGACACGGCTacaaacaccaacaaggTGCGGTTCGGTGGTGCTCATCCGCGCAGACCATCATTCCGTAATGATCGTGAGCCTGCCAAGGTCTCGGAGGCTGCCGTCCCCTCGATCGAGATTAGCGcgcccaacaccacccagaACCAGCCTTCTCATCAGGCGTCGCCTGTTGATATGAAGGTCCCAACAGACTGGTCTCGGCCAAGAGCGCCATCGGAAATCTCCCCATCCGTCATTCTCGAGCAAGCGtgggtgatgaagatggccGGAGAGATTGCCCGCCGTGTATACGACGAAAAGAACCGCAATCCTCAGTTCTGGGAGGAAAGGGATGACACGCCCCCTCCTGCGTACCAGCCTAGGCCGTAA
- the syf2 gene encoding Pre-mRNA-splicing factor SYF2 (COG:A; EggNog:ENOG503NUPY), whose translation MPPTTKRKSPASDREEETSPEPSTKRQATPTTTEPSNPTPSAEPPSQTSTQQSRLARFKALQARAKSSSTQNLKEATKESQRLASDPSQLTAINRKHAVASHKLLKAEIEDSGGDFERKRAWDWTIEESERWDKRVKKKDAHRDDTAFRDYQRQSEKAYKRQLKSMGAPDVEKYTRDKMAAIEKAAAEGTLEIVETEDGEMIAVDKDGTFFSTADSTDFARHKPDKAAVDRLVEDLRKAEEASLKKRRERQARNGEDNGDVTYINEKNKQFNQKLARFYNKYTAEIRDSFERGTMVYPSTTASATKSTLRGLIAAAPSTPLSNPPVSPSTVLATRPPAAIGRLTALELSHMNGAR comes from the exons ATGCCCCCCACTACCAAAAGAAAATCCCCCGCCTCCGACCGCGAGGAAGAAACCTCACCCGAACCCTCCACCAAGCGACAAgccacaccaacaacaacagaaccATCAAATCCCACCCCATCAGCAGAACCCCCGTCACAAACCTCAACCCAACAATCTCGCCTCGCCCGCTTCAAAGCCCTCCAAGCCCGTGccaaatcctcctccacccaaaACCTCAAAGAAGCCACCAAAGAATCCCAACGCCTCGCCTCCGACCCCTCCCAACTAACCGCCATAAACCGCAAGCACGCCGTAGCCTCCCACAAGCTCCTCAAAGCCGAAATCGAAGACTCGGGCGGCGACTTTGAACGAAAGCGCGCGTGGGACTGGACGATCGAAGAGTCCGAACGCTGGGACAAGCgcgtcaagaagaaggacgcCCACAGGGACGACACCGCCTTCCGCGACTACCAGCGCCAGTCGGAAAAGGCCTACAAGCGTCAGCTCAAGAGCATGGGCGCGCCCGATGTCGAGAAATACACCCGCGACAAGATGGCGGCGATTGAAAAGGCGGCCGCCGAGGGGACGCTCGAGATTGTCGAGACGGAGGACGGGGAGATGATTGCTGTTGACAAGGATGGCACGTTTTTTAGCACGGCGGATTCGACGGATTTTGCGCGACATAAACCTGacaaggcggcggtggatAGGCTGGTGGAGGATCTGAgaaaggccgaggaggcgtcgctcaagaagaggagggagaggcaggCTAGGAATGGGGAGGATAATGGGGACGTGACGTATATTAAcgagaagaacaagcagTTTAACCAGAAGCTGGCGCGGTTCTACAACAAGTACACGGCCGAGATTCGGGATAGTTTTGAGAGGGGAACTATGGTTTA cccctccaccaccgcatcAGCCACCAAGTCCACCTTGAGAGGTTTGATTGCGGCCGCCCCCAGCACCCCCCTGAGCAACCCCCCCGTGAGCCCATCCACCGTGCTCGCGACCAGGCCCCCGGCAGCAATAGGCAGGCTCACAGCCCTAGAACTATCCCACATGAACGGCGCGCGGTAG
- the YAF9 gene encoding NuA4 histone H4 acetyltransferase complex and the SWR1 complex subunit (BUSCO:EOG09262UTQ; COG:K; EggNog:ENOG503P3G2), translating to MADKKSNKRIKSLSIHRPFIYGTTARPFDPLRNPKPPGIPDDHTHSWEVFVKGVDDTDITYWLRRVQFKLHESIPNHVRIVDAVPGKPFSLKETGWGEFEITIRLYYVSESNEKPQTLYHHLRLHPYGRTEEEKEEMKNGPDGGVVKSWNYDEQIFNEPYESFYEILTSGAMPASSMKGGKGGGKQKGEKEAKMERSEGGVLARSAMIPLTNRGPEYPFSRETEQCEIEKLKKALVKVEEMTRRTKEEMEKKEKRLKELKAEGAKA from the coding sequence ATGGCCGACAAAAAATCCAACAAACGCATCAAAtccctctccatccaccGCCCCTTCATCTacggcaccaccgcccgcccCTTCGACCCCCTCCgcaaccccaaaccccccgGGATCCCCGACGACCACACCCACTCCTGGGAAGTCTTCGTCAAGGGCGTAGACGACACCGACATCACCTACTGGCTCCGGCGCGTGCAGTTCAAACTCCACGAATCGATCCCCAACCACGTCCGCATCGTCGACGCCGTCCCGGGAAAacccttctccctcaaagAGACCGGCTGGGGCGAGTTCGAAATCACAATAAGGCTGTATTACGTCTCGGAATCAAACGAAAAACCCCAGACTCtataccaccacctccgtcTCCATCCCTACGGCAGgacagaggaggaaaaggaggagatgaaAAACGGGCCTGATGGGGGTGTGGTCAAGAGTTGGAATTACGACGAGCAGATTTTCAACGAGCCTTATGAAAGCTTCTATGAGATTTTGACGTCTGGGGCTATGCCGGCTTCTTCtatgaagggggggaaggggggggggaagcaaaagggggagaaggaggccaagatggaaaggtcggaggggggggtgttggccAGGAGTGCGATGATTCCTCTCACGAATAGGGGGCCGGAATACCCTTTTAGTAGGGAGACGGAGCAGTGCGAGATTGAGAAGCTGAAAAAGGCGCtggtcaaggtggaggagatgacgaggaggacaaAGGAGGAaatggagaagaaggagaagaggttgaaggagCTAAAGGCAGAGGGGGCAAAGGCGTGA
- a CDS encoding uncharacterized protein (COG:S; EggNog:ENOG503NY9F; BUSCO:EOG09260KGS): MSTTAVSTPRTEFFQKLKRVCVPLNQLAVRSQDKTADAKEILQHVESLTELWSTQASQDDSILDDRLADYVFVPLSQVLRDRDQYPMRVVEGVIRLLRELIQHGWKVKTSAALFRQLLILLSFTIGGVPGQERKKDVPEETIIEGFKTLGALITSVDPARLKRSEIPGEDSIPALGHSVTVMIDAVTEDLPSLIQLEAVACLRAVFISTRDNSVLAQFLPGTVSGLGKRLSPPLERQTQKRVLVACLEALQLVFVNVLGDLKVRSLLRQLETATPAAEETKSDGDSESRDIELTPSWLKATAAQVKIALSAVLKLRSNESEEVQRALYRLCIALLDECHASLADSQSILVETALMLQEDDAAQSRLETSLQDLVSIYPELSNGIKSALYSWVAGLPRMMQSSNEKTKQLAIRSILRGSKLAVAMHMDSSTLDDSLADSLRDSIITLMKASKPQKVIDDLGAVDLSQPTDLIRSGNTELATYSPVILGSEGQKATRNELGSLISQIGPSSLQVKLAISMLSYVRDSDEPTTQIASFWLAFQLLKSSYAQSADMDELFDFSALGETQQQDEAFQELYDFSTSVLASRSDSVEPPPWQLEALALEVTAYYATRLEEDFRPELIDVLYPVTTFLGSEKPQLRRHAITTLNILASSCGYGSVSELIVDNADYMLDSVSLRLNTFDISPASTRVLTMMIRLTGPKLVPFLEDTVQAVFAALDNYHGYPVFVEGLFDVLGEVVAQGVKSDVLLLAGSDSEPAVDHKKRGYRPQGVEGILETVGKHLARVEESKSRAEEPFQPVPRKAWGPGREKRKEKSFVEELEAAEDDDDDEEEEEGKKEMEEEKEAVQTPTYQLLTRILTLTQHYLTSPTPTLRKSLLDLITTVTPALSPSEDAFLPLVNVIWPVLTTRLHDPEPFVAIAAAKALGGLCKGAGDFLGTRLRTVWGEKGQGLRAWMIKVKAEAMGQKKGTRNKGRGLIGGVSGGGGNRSEGGGIMIPTSTASTGLLSSSIGTGGLLNLDFGSGPTTSPDNGGMKMVSSSSYTTPSGGGRFSQSTRLWEAALGLVRDVVSYVKVEDEMFDEILELVIDVLPGQKELKDAMETVNGDAVWLGLYERGLLRGLEVKQPVMEGFGFVRVEVGGR; encoded by the exons ATGTCGACAACCGCAGTCTCTACTCCAAGGACCGAGTTCTTCCAAAAG TTGAAGCGGGTCTGTGTGCCTCTCAACCAGTTGGCCGTCCGCTCCCAGGACAAGACAGCCGATGCCAAAGAGATTCTGCAACATGTCGAATCGCTCACTGAACTCTGGTCAACCCAGGCGAGCCAAGATGACAGCATCCTAGACGACAGGCTCGCCGACTATGTCTTTGTCCCTTTGTCGCAAGTCCTCCGTGACAGGGACCAATACCCCATGCGGGTGGTCGAGGGCGTCATCCGTCTACTTAGAGAACTCATACAGCATGGGTGGAAGGTCAAAACATCGGCAGCCCTTTTTCGGCAGCTTTTGATTCTTCTTTCGTTCACCATTGGTGGTGTGCCCGGTCaagaaaggaagaaggaCGTCCCGGAAGAAACGATTATTGAAGGGTTCAAAACGCTGGGAGCCTTGATCACTTCAGTCGACCCTGCTCGGCTTAAAAGATCGGAGATTCCAGGAGAAGACTCCATCCCGGCACTTGGTCACAGTGTCACTGTGATGATTGATGCCGTCACCGAGGATCTTCCTTCTTTGATTCAACTTGAGGCGGTGGCTTGCTTGCGGGCTGTCTTCATCAGCACCAGAGACAACTCTGTTCTTGCTCAGTTTCTGCCTGGCACGGTGTCTGGTCTCGGTAAACGGTTGTCTCCGCCGCTTGAAAGGCAAACTCAAAAGCGAGTTCTTGTGGCTTGTTTGGAAGCCCTCCAGCTTGTGTTTGTCAATGTGTTGGGTGACCTCAAGGTCAGGAGTCTGCTCCGGCAGCTGGAGACAGCCACACCGGCCGCGGAGGAGACAAAATCCGACGGCGACTCAGAGTCCAGGGATATCGAACTAACACCGTCATGGCTGAAAGCAACTGCTGCTCAAGTGAAGATTGCTCTATCTGCGGTTCTCAAGTTGCGAAGTAATGAGTCTGAAGAGGTCCAGCGTGCTCTTTACAGACTATGTATCGCTCTGCTGGATGAGTGTCACGCTTCACTCGCTGACAGTCAATCAATATTGGTCGAGACAGCACTGATGTTGCAGGAGGATGACGCAGCTCAATCAAGACTCGAGACCAGCCTCCAGGACCTCGTCAGCATCTACCCGGAGCTGAGCAACGGCATCAAATCTGCCCTGTACAGCTGGGTCGCGGGCCTCCCAAGAATGATGCAATCCAGCAACGAAAAGACCAAGCAATTGGCTATCAGAAGTATTCTCCGGGGAAGCAAGCTAGCAGTTGCCATGCACATGGACTCGTCAACTCTGGACGATTCTCTGGCTGATTCACTAAGAGACAGCATCATCACTCTGATGAAGGCTTCGAAACCGCAAAAGGTGATTGATGACCTAGGAGCCGTCGATCTATCTCAGCCCACAGACCTCATCAGATCAGGAAATACCGAGTTGGCAACATACAGCCCTGTCATTCTTGGCTCTGAAGGCCAAAAGGCTACTCGAAACGAGCTCGGCTCCCTCATCTCTCAGATCGGGCCTTCGAGTCTACAGGTCAAGCTCGCAATCTCTATGCTCAGCTACGTCCGCGACTCGGATGAACCCACAACACAGATTGCCTCCTTCTGGCTCGCCTTTCAGCTCCTCAAGTCGAGCTACGCCCAATCTGCCGACATGGACGAGCTCTTTGACTTTTCTGCCCTGGGAGAGacccagcagcaagacgAAGCCTTCCAAGAGCTCTACGACTTTTCCACCTCTGTTCTCGCGTCCCGCTCTGACTCTGTCGAACCCCCCCCCTGGCAACTCGAagccctcgccctcgaggTCACCGCGTATTATGCCACCCGTCTCGAAGAGGACTTTCGCCCCGAGCTCATCGACGTCTTGTATCCTGTCACTACCTTTCTCGGGTCAGAAAAGCCTCAACTCAGGCGGCATGCGATCACTACGTTGAACATTCTCGCCTCTTCGTGCGGGTATGGTTCCGTGTCGGAGTTGATTGTCGACAATGCGGATTACATGCTTGATTCTGTCTCCCTACGCCTCAATACTTTTGACATAAGCCCTGCTTCGACGAGGGttttgacgatgatgattAGGCTGACGGGGCCGAAACTGGTGCCGTTTTTGGAGGATACGGTGCAGGCTGTTTTTGCGGCGCTGGATAATTATCATGGGTATCCTGTTTTTGTTGAGGGGCTGTTtgatgttttgggggaggtcgTGGCGCAGGGGGTGAAGTCGGATGTGTTGCTTCTTGCGGGTAGTGACAGCGAACCTGCTGTTGATCATAAGAAGAGGGGTTACCGACCtcagggggtggaggggattCTGGAAACGGTGGGGAAGCATCTTGCGAGAGTGGAGGAGTCGAAATCAAGGGCTGAGGAGCCGTTTCAGCCTGTCCCGAGAAAGGCCTGGGGtccggggagggagaagaggaaggagaagtcgtttgttgaggagctggaagctgctgaggatgatgatgatgatgaagaagaagaagaaggaaagaaggagatggaggaagagaaagaagctGTCCAGACGCCGACGTATCAGTTGCTGACTAGGATACTGACGCTGACGCAGCACTATCTTACCTCTCCTACTCCTACCCTGAGGAAATCACTCCTGGATCTTATTACAACCGTTACACCTGCCTTGTCCCCGTCGGAGGATGCATTCTTACCGCTTGTGAACGTGATCTGGCCGGTTTTGACCACGAGGTTGCATGATCCGGAGCCCTTTGTTGCGATAGCGGCTGCTAAGGCGTTGGGGGGGCTGTGTAAAGGGGCGGGTGACTTTTTGgggacgaggttgaggactgtgtggggagaaaaggggcagGGGTTGAGGGCTTGGATGATCAAGGTTAAGGCGGAGGCTATGGGTCAGAAGAAGGGGACGAGAaacaaggggagggggttgattggTGGtgttagtggtggtggtgggaatagaagtgaggggggagggattaTGATTCCTACTTCTACGGCTTCTACGGGTTTGTTGTCATCCTCGATTGGAACAGGGGGACTGCTCAACCTTGATTTTGGCAGTGGGCCGACTACATCTCCTGATAATGGGGGGATGAAGATGgtttcctcgtcgtcgtatACCACACCTTCAGGGGGCGGGAGGTTTTCACAATCTACGCGGCTTTGGGAGGCGGCGcttgggttggtgagggatgtTGTTTCCTATgtcaaggtggaggatgagatgtTTGATGAGAttttggagttggtgatTGATGTCTTGCCTGGGCAGAAGGAATTAAAGGACGCGATGGAGACGGTGAATGGGGATGCGGTCTGGTTGGGGTTGTATGAGAGGGGGTTgctgagggggttggaggttaAGCagccggtgatggaggggtttgggtttgtgagggtggaggttgggggaagGTAG
- a CDS encoding uncharacterized protein (COG:S; EggNog:ENOG503P03V), whose amino-acid sequence MTPFPVLVHSYPTTPTKTLPLYEHPSPSPSPPNALIFLGGLGDGPHTVPYPLTLSHSLPPTLGFSLFQARLTSSFSAFGYSSLSQDCAEISSLVRYLRSELKKQTIVLMGHSTGCQDCMFYCTKLGELEPEEKVDGIVLQGPVSDREALVMSCCPAQLENSIAVAKKMAEEGKGEHVIDRDDMPDGWKGSPVTAYRWLSLATKGGDDDFFSSDFSDEELKTIWGELETPVLILPSEKDEWVPFKPAQVQSTVQKWASFCKPGVVSDFSGLIPGANHRVDNTEGEKWLVERVGKFLGSL is encoded by the exons AtgacccccttccccgtcctGGTCCACTCCTaccccaccacaccaaccaAAACCCTTCCCCTCTACgaacacccctccccctccccctcccccccaaacgccctcatcttcctcggcgGCCTAGGCGACGGGCCCCACACAGTCCCctaccccctcaccctctctcactccctccccccaaccctaggcttctccctcttccaagcccgtctcacctcctccttctccgccttcgggtactcctccctctctcaaGACTGCGCCGAAATCTCGTCTTTAGTCCGCTACCTCCGCTCTGAGCTCAAGAAACAGACGATCGTGCTGATGGGCCATTCCACCGGTTGCCAGGATTGCATGTTCTACTGCACCAAACTGGGAGAACTAGagccggaggagaaggttgatGGGATTGTCCTCCAAGGCCCCGTGAGCGACAGGGAGgcgttggtgatgagctgTTGCCCGGCACAGTTGGAGAACAGTATCGCGGTCGCGAAAAAGATGGCagaggaggggaaaggggagcaTGTAATCGATCGAGACGACATGCCTGACGGTTGGAAGGGGAGTCCAGTTACTGCTTATCGGTGGTTATCCCTCGCTACGAAAGG GGGAGACGACGACTTTTTCAGCTCCGACTTCTCcgacgaggagctcaagaccATCTGGGGAGAGCTGGAAACACCGGTGTTGATCTTGCCCTCAGAAAAGGACGAGTGGGTGCCCTTCAAGCCGGCACAAGTCCAAAGCACGGTTCAAAAATGGGCGAGCTTTTGCAAGCCGGGGGTTGTGAGTGACTTCAGCGGTTTGATCCCGGGGGCGAATCACCGGGTTGATAACACGGAG GGGGAAAagtggttggtggagagggttgggaaGTTTTTGGGGTCGTTGTAA
- the IPK1 gene encoding Inositol-pentakisphosphate 2-kinase (COG:F; EggNog:ENOG503P3VH) gives MSQSASFSSDHIPDISGFYPEKWTIKFVNEGAANLVFEVRLPPSPPSTTESHANGHSDIFQGHLLRVPKAGAKTFPYPELLQYWDSTITPLFPPENLVQHQLVKLGQSPSKVITILDELLAKAESGRRKDFRDTRVLPDAQYGMLIEDMRSQNPSDYFVEFKPKWLSPSPSQRTRCRNCAREAYRDHLDPSHHKAHRLGILCPLDFIACRSNRGSLENVLKHIVPASASPSHRNHLADWLRTNSLLPLLQQAQAKHDPSQGVNLELAMTLRDCSLFLRISTPQDGTGQPARIEAKLADLDKKNAAKKKKHWEELERDLVEGGFYEGKEQPREETDCLLERAAN, from the exons ATGTCTCAAAGCGCAAGCTTTTCGTCTGACCATATCCCGGACATTTCGGGTTTTTACCCTGAAAAATGGACCATCAAGTTCGTGAACGAGGGGGCCGCGAACCTGGTCTTTGAAGTGAGATTACCACCAAGTCCACCAAGCACGACAGAAAGCCACGCGAACGGGCACAGCGATATCTTCCAGG GACACCTCCTGCGCGTCCCAAAAGCTGGCGCCAAGACATTTCCGTACCCAGAGTTACTGCAGTATTGGGATTCAACCATCACGCCCCTATTCCCACCCGAAAATCTGGTCCAACATCAACTAGTCAAACTGGGCCAAAGCCCATCCAAAGTAATCACTATTCTTGATGAGCTTCTTGCCAAAGCGGAATCCGGCCGCCGCAAGGACTTCCGTGACACCCGAGTACTCCCGGATGCCCAGTACGGCATGCTGATAGAGGATATGCGTTCTC AAAACCCAAGTGATTATTTTGTCGAGTTCAAACCAAAGTGGCTTTCGCCTTCACCATCGCAGCGCACACGCTGCCGCAACTGTGCCCGGGAAGCCTACCGTGATCACCTTGatccctcccaccacaaGGCTCACCGCCTGGGCATCCTCTGTCCCCTGGACTTCATCGCCTGTCGGAGTAACCGGGGGAGTTTGGAAAACGTCTTGAAGCACATCGTCCCTGCGTCAGCCTCGCCGTCTCATCGCAATCACCTCGCCGACTGGTTGAGGACCAACAGTCTTCTGCCACTCCTGCAGCAAGCCCAGGCGAAACATGATCCGAGCCAGGGTGTTAACCTGGAGCTGGCAATGACGCTTCGGGACTGCAGCCTGTTTCTCAGGATATCCACCCCCCAAGATGGAACAGGGCAACCGGCGAGGATAGAAGCCAAACTAGCCGACCTCGACAAAAAGAAcgccgccaagaagaagaagcactGGGAAGAGCTCGAGCGGGATCTTGTGGAAGGCGGGTTCTACGAGGGAAAGGAGCAGCCAAGGGAGGAGACGGACTGTTTACTTGAGCGCGCAGCTAATTAA
- a CDS encoding uncharacterized protein (EggNog:ENOG503P4IG), producing the protein MEKTATASAHSAAPSFQTHVEPDLHLQSKMKSLGTINTLRLGATALALGMSLTVLGTAGNTLRVYEETHVLTPHYLPLWPEHFNIRPTISLVVGSVFVILASIASLACSKITTLRNKTTLHTSTTLAAPVVGLIAALISVVFFYAANSSDTVDTFTSWTCRWRDVPMGQQPHWGTLCGQSYAGLYLAILLIPVEVVGLGLGVWEKRVGGYVEGYQGARKSPALS; encoded by the exons ATGGAGAAAACAGCCACAGCCTCCGCCCACTCAGCGGCCCCCTCGTTCCAAACCCACGTCGAACCcgacctccacctccaatcCAAAATGAAGTCCCTCGGCACAATCAACACCCTCCGACTAGGcgccaccgccctcgccctAGGCATGAGCCTCACCGTCCTGGGAACGGCGGGCAACACCCTCCGCGTCTACGAGGAAACCCACGTCCTGACGCCTCACTACCTCCCCCTCTGGCCAGAGCATTTCAACATCCGACCtaccatctccctcgtcgTTGGCAGCGTGTTTGTCATCCTCGCCAGTATTGCCTCTCTGGCCTGCTCCAAGATCACCACT TTGAGGAATAAAACAACCCTccacacctccaccaccctcgccgcaCCAGTCGTGGGGTTGATCGCGGCGCTGATCTCGGTTGTCTTCTTCTACGCGGCGAATTCGTCGGACACGGTGGACACGTTTACTTCTTGGACTTGCAGGTGGAGGGATGTGCCCATGGGGCAGCAGCCGCATTGGGGGACGTTGTGCGGGCAGAGTTATGCGGGGTTGTATCTGGCTATTCTGCTGATTccggttgaggtggtggggttggggttgggagtttgggagaagagggtgggcGGTTATGTGGAGGGGTATCAGGGGGCTAGGAAGAGTCCTGCTTTGTCTTAA